In one window of Canis aureus isolate CA01 chromosome 36, VMU_Caureus_v.1.0, whole genome shotgun sequence DNA:
- the EEF1B2 gene encoding elongation factor 1-beta: protein MGFGDLKSPAGLQVLNDYLADKSYIEGYVPSQADVAVFEAVSGPPPADLYHALRWYNHIKSYEKEKASLPGVKKALGKYGPANVEDTTGSGATDSKDDDDIDLFGSDDEEESEEAKRLREERLAQYESKKAKKPALVAKSSILLDVKPWDDETDMAKLEECVRSIQADGLVWGSSKLVPVGYGIKKLQIQCVVEDDKVGTDMLEERITAFEDYVQSMDVAAFNKI, encoded by the exons ATGGGTTTCGGAGACCTGAAAAGCCCCGCCGGCCTCCAGGTGCTCAACGACTACCTAGCGGACAAGAGCTACATCGAGGG GTACGTGCCGTCACAAGCGGATGTGGCAGTGTTTGAAGCAGTCTCCGGCCCCCCGCCTGCCGACTTGTATCATGCCCTGCGTTGGTACAATCACATCAAGTCTTACGAGAAGGAAAAGGCCAG cctTCCAGGAGTGAAGAAAGCTTTGGGCAAGTATGGCCCTGCTAATGTGGAAGACACCACAGGAAGTGGAGCTACAGATAGTAAAGACGATGATGATATTGATCTCTTCGGATCTGATGACGAGGAG gaAAGTGAAGAAGCAAAGAGGCTAAGAGAGGAACGCCTTGCACAGTATGAGTCAAAGAAAGCCAAAA aacctgCACTTGTTGCCAAGTCTTCCATATTACTAGATGTGAAACCTTGGGACGATGAGACAGATATGGCAAAATTAGAGGAGTGCGTCCGAAGCATTCAGGCAGATGGCTTGGTCTGGGGCTCTT CTAAACTAGTTCCAGTGGGATATGGAATTAAAAAACTTCAAATACAGTGTGTAGTGGAAGATGATAAAGTTGGAACAGATATGCTGGAGGAGCGGATCACTGCTTTTGAGGACTATGTGCAGTCCATGGACGTGGCTGCTTTTAATAAGATCTAA